The Persephonella hydrogeniphila genome has a window encoding:
- a CDS encoding Lon protease family protein, translated as MAVKHLSVEDIRIAYKIEKPTYSVEPEPVFFGQERVENAFNTALKTEKEGYNLYVAGPEGIGKITYSLIRLKKEAALKPSPEDIFYHANFEEPQKPKFVMVPAGTGRKLSKDIDRIIENLKETVVRQFESKEFEDEKVRLIKNIEEKKQKVLEALKKDAQNYGLAPVITPAGIQFLPVVQGKASPEFLKIPEIKVEFEKKLELFDEKFRDYLRQLRDLDYQLFENLRELKEKVSRYVVDNAFFKVEEKYRKIPQITDFLNYLKRHIAERIDIFIRWKMFEGDFLLQKAVEREIDIFRINVVVDNSKQEGAPVLYEQIPTFKSLFGYISYKAEMGILYADHMSIVAGSLFKVRGGYIVLKAKDVLKNPLLWENLKRIIFHKKIYLSHYPFEEVFPFHVGIYPEPVPFNITVVLVGDSFLYRVLSLYDSDFNRLFKVKAEFDPVVDINEEIINRFPILVKNIIVQEKLKDVDTDGLTELFRYAVERSGSRKKINTIFSVLTDILREADALSDKKYITGETVKRIIKNRRFRLNLIEEKIRELFREGKLIVDIKGKKAAQVNGLSVIELGDFSFGKPSRITAASYIGEKGIINIEREVELSGPIHSKGVMILSGYVGQKYGKDTPLALSCSIAFEQSYGEVEGDSASAAELIAVLSSIGEIPVRQDISITGSVDQLGNIQPVGGIKEKIEGFYKVCKVIGLTGNQGVIVPSRNFDNIILDEEVLEAVREKKFHIYTVDTVDDAVKILTEMNPLEFHRQIKEKLVEYYQQAIKGKK; from the coding sequence ATGGCTGTAAAGCATTTATCTGTAGAAGATATAAGGATAGCTTATAAAATAGAGAAACCGACTTACAGTGTGGAACCTGAACCTGTTTTTTTTGGGCAGGAAAGGGTAGAAAATGCTTTTAATACAGCTCTAAAAACAGAAAAAGAGGGATATAATCTGTACGTGGCAGGTCCTGAAGGAATCGGAAAGATAACCTACTCGTTGATCAGATTGAAGAAGGAAGCTGCTTTAAAACCATCTCCAGAAGATATATTTTACCATGCAAATTTTGAAGAACCTCAAAAGCCGAAATTTGTTATGGTTCCTGCAGGAACAGGGAGGAAATTATCTAAGGATATTGACAGGATAATAGAAAATCTGAAAGAGACGGTAGTAAGACAGTTTGAAAGCAAAGAGTTTGAAGATGAAAAGGTTAGACTTATTAAAAATATAGAAGAAAAAAAACAGAAGGTGCTGGAAGCTCTAAAAAAAGATGCCCAAAACTATGGACTTGCACCTGTTATAACTCCTGCCGGTATTCAATTTTTACCTGTAGTTCAGGGTAAAGCCTCACCTGAGTTCCTAAAAATTCCAGAGATAAAAGTAGAGTTTGAAAAAAAACTTGAACTTTTTGATGAGAAATTTCGTGATTATCTCAGACAACTCAGGGATCTGGATTACCAGCTTTTTGAAAATCTCAGAGAACTAAAAGAAAAAGTTTCAAGATATGTAGTAGATAACGCTTTTTTTAAAGTGGAGGAAAAATACAGAAAGATACCTCAGATTACAGACTTTTTAAATTATCTAAAAAGGCATATAGCTGAAAGAATCGATATATTTATCAGATGGAAGATGTTTGAAGGGGATTTTCTTCTCCAGAAAGCTGTAGAAAGGGAGATAGATATATTTCGTATAAATGTTGTTGTTGATAACTCTAAACAGGAAGGTGCACCTGTTCTGTATGAGCAGATTCCGACATTTAAAAGTCTTTTTGGATATATATCTTACAAAGCCGAGATGGGAATACTTTATGCAGATCATATGAGTATTGTTGCTGGAAGTCTGTTTAAAGTCAGAGGAGGGTATATAGTTCTAAAAGCAAAAGATGTGCTGAAAAATCCTCTTCTATGGGAAAATCTCAAAAGGATAATATTCCACAAAAAGATATATCTTTCCCACTATCCATTTGAGGAAGTTTTTCCTTTCCATGTAGGAATATATCCTGAGCCTGTGCCATTTAATATAACGGTGGTTCTTGTTGGAGATTCTTTTTTATACAGAGTTTTGTCCCTCTACGATTCTGACTTTAACAGACTTTTTAAGGTAAAGGCAGAGTTTGACCCTGTGGTTGATATAAATGAAGAGATAATAAACAGATTTCCGATTCTTGTAAAAAATATAATTGTTCAGGAAAAATTAAAGGATGTTGATACAGATGGCTTAACAGAACTTTTCAGATATGCTGTAGAACGATCAGGAAGCAGAAAAAAGATAAATACTATATTTTCTGTTCTCACAGATATACTCAGAGAAGCAGATGCTCTGTCAGATAAGAAGTATATAACTGGAGAAACTGTAAAAAGGATAATAAAAAATAGACGTTTCAGGCTCAATCTGATAGAGGAAAAGATCAGAGAGCTTTTCAGAGAAGGGAAACTAATAGTAGACATAAAAGGGAAAAAAGCAGCTCAGGTGAATGGCTTATCGGTTATTGAACTTGGAGATTTCTCATTTGGTAAACCAAGCAGAATTACAGCGGCTTCTTACATAGGAGAAAAGGGGATAATAAATATAGAAAGGGAGGTAGAGCTGAGCGGACCTATACACAGTAAAGGGGTTATGATCCTTTCAGGATATGTAGGGCAAAAATACGGAAAAGATACTCCCCTTGCCCTTTCGTGCAGTATAGCCTTTGAACAATCCTACGGAGAGGTTGAGGGAGACAGTGCATCTGCTGCTGAGCTTATTGCTGTTTTATCAAGTATAGGAGAAATACCTGTAAGACAGGATATATCTATAACAGGCTCTGTAGATCAGCTGGGAAATATACAGCCTGTGGGGGGAATAAAGGAAAAGATAGAAGGGTTTTACAAAGTCTGCAAAGTTATTGGACTTACA
- a CDS encoding cytochrome c3 family protein yields MKKIAITFLAVGSLFCSKAEYSKEPPFSFDLLKPVKVRIGEKTIDGYNPKNDYSIFINYELGMHCVGFDMSYCCVIPPYNSIQAQAFKCGSYGKLPQMITPDDKLKLFYYVKDNSYSEGNKMRYWQIPKDANQDGDMNDPGDNMANYVWTHLFIYQDLEGTIPEKWSEKDRLRVGREIQVPIDAGPSGKPLAGGFMEFAGRKGGNIVFTDSMIPAVKNVPLVLTASYVWDALGLPLTAFNDSKRKGTIRTITNKDFQPYQVSVVELYREDGRPVKKDGKIVSFFGTNPVDIPNCYTCHSGDGIAAKLSRNKGLKLFDKEYSYWKKNYPDISEFMARQAQASINILELHDKNHKTDFLREYNPDAPTNRLGSVGSVFCADCHGDNISGVLQSPRKTATGYKLKKAKPLTEAIHSKHAVVIPMPDKAGRTQNCQACHPTHWQSEEMNDFSTNPFQIIDEEGNPRFSKSDQRLSGGGCFLRRDAHSNPYVKPPFFLNEIGKWYLENVSMRDEKGNKIDSIRGLTCTNCHNLLAQKLYRYDLLDNAVEQKGRTLRNKTIKEVVQEIAGGDIQKFKDFYADPKINHKQNPIYYYYSKHKSAVLVKAKKDKDGNLELLPWYSEEGKAVRYEKASAGKDWWLSPSEPHCADCHIAPFVESEGGKYFPIDQPKKYSLYRYSKAHGVIACQSCHESPHGLYPVRYEGEERTVDLTTHKQALQFSPDGKYTGPVTCAACHTVNKYGVPVQLTGTEYENDYWASVVLIHFMREGDQKLSIQELVEKYPYKRSKEIVEKGWK; encoded by the coding sequence ATGAAAAAAATAGCAATCACATTCCTCGCTGTAGGTTCTTTATTTTGCTCAAAAGCAGAATACAGTAAGGAGCCACCATTTAGTTTTGATCTGTTAAAGCCTGTGAAGGTAAGAATAGGAGAAAAAACCATAGATGGATACAATCCAAAGAACGATTACTCTATTTTTATAAATTACGAACTTGGGATGCACTGCGTTGGCTTTGATATGTCTTACTGTTGTGTTATACCACCTTACAACAGCATACAGGCACAGGCCTTTAAATGCGGCAGCTACGGAAAACTTCCTCAGATGATAACACCTGATGATAAATTAAAACTTTTTTACTATGTAAAAGACAACAGCTACAGCGAAGGAAATAAGATGAGATACTGGCAGATTCCGAAAGATGCGAATCAAGATGGGGATATGAATGATCCAGGGGATAACATGGCAAACTATGTATGGACTCATCTGTTTATATATCAAGATCTGGAAGGAACGATTCCTGAAAAATGGTCTGAAAAGGACAGGCTAAGAGTAGGTAGAGAAATTCAGGTTCCTATAGATGCAGGTCCAAGCGGAAAACCACTTGCTGGAGGTTTTATGGAATTTGCCGGAAGGAAAGGAGGCAATATAGTTTTTACAGACAGTATGATACCTGCCGTAAAAAATGTTCCCCTTGTTCTGACCGCATCTTACGTTTGGGATGCACTTGGTCTTCCTTTAACAGCATTTAATGATAGTAAAAGAAAAGGAACAATAAGAACAATAACAAACAAAGATTTTCAGCCTTATCAGGTTTCTGTTGTTGAGCTTTACAGGGAAGATGGGAGACCTGTAAAAAAAGATGGAAAGATCGTTTCATTTTTTGGGACAAACCCTGTGGACATCCCTAACTGTTATACGTGTCATTCAGGGGATGGAATAGCTGCCAAACTCTCAAGGAATAAAGGATTGAAACTCTTTGATAAGGAATACAGTTACTGGAAGAAAAATTACCCAGATATATCAGAATTTATGGCAAGACAGGCTCAGGCTTCTATAAACATTCTGGAATTACACGACAAAAATCACAAAACAGACTTTTTGAGGGAATATAATCCAGATGCACCAACAAACAGACTTGGTTCCGTTGGCTCTGTTTTCTGTGCAGACTGCCACGGAGATAATATATCTGGAGTTCTCCAGTCTCCGAGAAAAACAGCAACAGGTTACAAGCTAAAAAAAGCCAAACCCCTAACAGAAGCTATACACTCAAAACACGCAGTAGTTATACCTATGCCTGATAAAGCTGGAAGAACCCAGAACTGTCAAGCATGCCATCCAACACACTGGCAGTCTGAAGAGATGAACGATTTTTCAACAAACCCATTTCAGATAATAGATGAAGAAGGAAATCCCAGATTCTCTAAATCTGATCAGAGATTATCAGGAGGTGGATGTTTCCTGAGAAGGGATGCCCACTCAAACCCATATGTTAAACCTCCATTTTTCCTTAATGAGATAGGAAAATGGTATTTAGAGAATGTGAGTATGAGAGATGAAAAGGGGAATAAGATAGATAGTATTAGAGGCCTTACATGTACAAACTGTCACAATCTTCTTGCCCAAAAGCTATATAGATACGACCTACTTGATAATGCTGTTGAACAAAAAGGAAGAACTTTACGAAACAAAACGATAAAAGAAGTAGTACAGGAGATAGCAGGGGGAGATATACAGAAATTCAAAGATTTTTATGCAGATCCAAAAATAAATCATAAACAAAATCCCATTTACTATTACTATTCAAAGCACAAATCTGCCGTCTTAGTAAAAGCAAAAAAAGATAAAGACGGAAATTTAGAGCTTCTGCCATGGTATTCAGAGGAAGGAAAAGCTGTAAGATACGAAAAAGCATCTGCAGGTAAAGACTGGTGGCTGTCCCCTTCTGAGCCCCACTGTGCAGACTGTCATATAGCACCTTTTGTTGAAAGCGAAGGAGGAAAATACTTTCCTATAGACCAGCCTAAAAAATACTCCCTCTACAGGTACTCTAAAGCACATGGAGTTATAGCCTGCCAGTCATGCCATGAATCACCACATGGTTTATATCCTGTAAGATATGAAGGAGAAGAAAGAACTGTTGATCTAACTACCCACAAACAGGCACTGCAGTTTTCTCCAGATGGAAAGTACACAGGACCTGTAACATGTGCTGCATGTCACACAGTAAATAAATATGGAGTTCCTGTTCAGTTGACAGGAACAGAGTACGAAAATGATTACTGGGCTTCGGTTGTTCTGATTCATTTTATGAGGGAAGGAGATCAGAAACTTTCTATACAGGAGCTTGTAGAAAAATATCCTTACAAAAGATCAAAAGAGATTGTAGAAAAGGGATGGAAATAA
- a CDS encoding DUF2914 domain-containing protein, translating to MRRVIGVFLILVTFSFAQTIKVQGMEFAVAIQDREPIGISDKFPPDIGKVYCWTKIYTEKIPTKIYHVWYYQGNEMARVELGITYHTFRTWSSKKILPQWTGEWTVVVEDENGNEIARKSFEITEHWK from the coding sequence ATGAGGAGAGTTATAGGGGTTTTTTTGATACTGGTAACATTTTCTTTTGCCCAGACTATAAAAGTTCAGGGGATGGAATTTGCTGTAGCTATACAGGATAGAGAACCGATAGGAATATCAGATAAATTTCCTCCAGATATAGGAAAGGTATACTGCTGGACAAAGATATATACAGAAAAGATTCCCACAAAAATATACCATGTCTGGTATTACCAGGGAAATGAGATGGCAAGGGTTGAACTGGGAATTACTTATCACACTTTCAGAACATGGAGTTCCAAAAAAATTCTTCCACAGTGGACAGGAGAGTGGACTGTTGTTGTTGAAGATGAAAACGGTAATGAGATTGCACGGAAAAGTTTTGAGATAACAGAGCACTGGAAATAG